GGGCGGGTGTTCCTGCACCGGGGCATCGCCGCGCGCCAGTTCCAGCGCATGTTCGTGCTGGCCGAAGGGGTCGAGGTGGGCGAGGCCGTGATGGAAAACGGTCTGTTGCATGTCGATCTCAGCCGCGCGGTGCCGCAATCGGTGGTTCAGACGATCAACATCAGGAAAGGGTAAGCGATGCATACTCCGTTCGATTTCAAGGATGACGGCGACCGGATCGTCTATGTCAAGACGGTCGATGTTGCCGATCTGCCCGACGAGGTCCGCCAACAGGCGGGCGGGCGTGATCACCTTTATGCGGTGCATAACGCCGCTGGCGAGCAGCTGGCGCTGGTGGCCGACAGGCGGATGGCCTTCGTTCTGGCGCGCCAGAACGATCTGTCGCCCGTCGCGGTGCATTGATCCGCGCCCGCAACGGGGCCGGATTTCCCGCGTGACATTTGCGGCGGAACCGCCGAAACATGCGGTTCTGCGGGCAGATGGCGAAAGGGTCGCGGATGAACTGGTACGACTTTGACTGGGTGGATGCGTTCACCGACCGCCCCTTTGGCGGCAATGGCTGTGCCGTGGTGCATGGTGGCGCGGGTCTGCCAGCCGAGACCTGCATGGCCTATGTTCGGGAAACCTCGCTGGTCGAATGCACCTTTACCGGCCCCTCGGATGTGGCCGATCTGAAGGTGCGCTATTTCCTCGCCAGTCGCGAGATCCCCTTTGCCGGGCATCCCACCATCGCAACCGTCGCCGCGCTCAGCGCGCGCGGCTTCATCGACAAGACCGATCTGGTGCTGGAAACCGGCGCCGGACTGGTGCCGATCCGCATCTTTGGGGACGAGATCGAGATGACCCAGGTGGCGCCGCAATTCGGCGCGCTGGTGCCTGCCGAGCAGGTGGCCCGGGTCATCGGCCTGCCGACCGAGGCCATCGTGTCGCCGCCGCAGATGGTGTCGACCGGGCTGCCCTTTTGCATCACGGTGCTGCGTGACCGCGCCGCGCTTCAGGCCGCGCGGCTGGATGTTGCCGCCCTGACCGCGATGGCGGCGGGGCTTGGCTATGACGGGTCGGATATGCTGGAACCGTTTCTGGTCACGCTCGAGGGCGCGACCGAGGCGGGCGATACCTTTGCCCGGCTGCTGCTGGCGCCGCCCAGCCCGCCCGAGGATCCGTTCACCGGATCGGCAACGGGCGCCATGGCCGCCTATCTGTGGCATCACGGGCTGATGGCAAAAGACACGTTCATCGCCGAGCAGGGGCACGGCATGGGCCGCCCCGGTCAGGCGCGCGTCACCCGCCTGGGGCCGCCCGATGCGATGACCGGGATCAAGGTCGCCGGGCAGGGCACCATCGTGATGCGCGGCCAGGTCCGGCTGCCGGGATAAACGCGCATGTCCGATCCCGCCATCGCTGTCCTGCCCTATGGCATGAAGCTGGGTCCGGCGCTGTCCGGCCTGCCGCTTGACCAGGTGAACTGGCCGCTGGGATGCCCCGAGCGGCTGGTGGGCAAGACCCTGGGTGATCTGGGGGCGGGGGATCACCTGCTGGTCTATCCCCGCACCGGAACCCATTTCCAGCTGAGCCGGGGCACCCGCGCTCGTATCTCGCTGATCATGGCCGAACCGGCGGTGATCCATGCCAAGCACTATGCGCTTTTGCGCGTCACCTGGCGGCGGTTTCACCGGGTCCTGACCTTCAATCAGGCGGCGGTGGACCGGTTGCCCAATGCGCGGCTGTTGCTCTTTGGGTCGACCTGGGTGCCCGAGTGGCAAAGCCTGACACCCGAGAAGGTGGCGCAATGTTCGCTCATCGCCTCGGCCAAGCGGGACAGCACGGGCCACAAGCTGCGCCATGCGGTGGTGGATTGGGTGCGCGCCAGCGATCAGGACGTGGCGGTGCTGGGGCGGGGCTATCAGCCCTTTGACAGCAAGGCCGACGGGCTGGCGCCCTATCGCTATTCGGTGGTGATAGAGAATGTGCAGGAGCGGAACTATTTCTCGGAGAAACTGCTGGACGCGGTGTTCTGCGAAACGGTGCCGATCTATTGGGGCTGTCCCAACATCGCCGATTTCGTGGACACCACCGCGATGATCCTGTGCACGCGCGAAGAGGACATCCGACGCGCGGTCGCCGAGATGAGCGCCGAGGATTACGCCGCCCGGCTGCCCGCCCTGCGCGCGCTCAAGCAACAGCTTGCCCCCTATGCCGCGCATGAGGCACGGGCAGCCCGGATGATCCTGGACGAGCTCTGACGCTGGTGCGCGTCGATTTGTTCTTGGCCTGCCTGTCAATCCCCGACTAAACTTTTGGTTGAATCCAATCTGTTGCAAGGGGGCTTGATGCACAAGGGAATGAGGATTTTGGCGGTTCTGGCGGTTTCTCTGCTGCCGGGCTTTCCACAGGCGGCCGAGCAGTGGGAGAAGGACCAGATCGCCTGCGTCCAGAACCAGCTGGCGACATTGGGCATTTCAGGGGTCTCTCCCACGGGCAAGATCAATGGAGCGACCAAGGCAGGGACCGAGGCCATTCGCGGCCAATACCCCTCGGCCGCGGGTCTGGCGCTGTTGCCCAAGTTGTCGGGCGTCAGCGCGGTCGGCTGGTGCCGCGAGATTGCGGCGCTGCAACCGGCGCTGCGGCGGTTCATGCCCTCGGCCCAGCCGCCTCTGGTCACCGGCGAGGGCGGGCAGGGCAGCATGCAGACCCGTCTGCTGGCCACGGCCTTTCGCGATGTCGAACAGTTTTTCCAGAGCCAATACGGCATCCGCCCGGCCTCGCGGGTTGACGTGGCCGGGGCCGCTTCGGGCGAGGTGCTGACCCAGCTGGCGGTCAATCTGCAACGCCAGCGCGGGCGCTCGATCGCCCGGATGAAGGATCACGTGACCGACAATTGCGACAGCCCCAGCCTGAGATATGGCGGGCAGGCCTATCGCAACCAGCTGCTGCTTTGCTGGCCGGTGGCCAAGCAATATGACAAGGGCTGGTACAGCAAGGTCTATCCCGTGGTCTCGTCGATCATGGCGCATGAATACATGCATCACGTGCAGCGCGAACTGGCCAATGACAAGGTCAGCACCGGCGCAAACCGAAGTCAGGCCAAGCGCGGCCCGGCCTGGATGACCGAGGGCACCGCGGAACTGGTCGAGGCCCGCTGGCGCCGCGCCAAGCTGGGCAAGGGTAAATCCTTTGCCGAACTGCAAAAGGCGGCCCATGACCATCCAAAGACTTTGGGTGGCATGCATGGATGGGGGTCGGTCAAGGATGCGCACCAGTACCGGGTCGCGCATTTCGCCGCCCATCTGCTGGCCGAGCGTTATGGCGATCAGGCCATCATGAATTATTGGCGCTATATCGGGCAGGGACAATCCTGGGACGGCGCGTTCCGGGCGGCCTTTGGCGAGTCGCTGAGCGCCTTCAGCAGCCGGTTCGAAACCCTGCGCCACAACACGGCCCAGGCCAAGGCCTATGCCGCCGGGCAATAGCGACCGGCAACCATGAAAAAGGCCCGGGAGGCGATCCCGGGCCTTCTTGTGTCTGGCTCTGGTGCCGGTCAGCCGGCGATCAGCCCCATGTTTTCCAGCTTCAGCAGCACCTGGTGGGCGCAGTTGTCGACCTCGACATTCTCGGTCTCGACGCGCAGTTCAGGGGCCTCGGGCACATCATAGGGGTCCGAGATGCCGGTGAATTCCTTGATTTTGCCCTCGCGGGCCAGCTTGTACAGGCCCTTGCGGTCGCGGCGCTCGCATTCCTCGATCGTGGTGGCGACATGCACCTCGACAAAGGCACCGAACTGTTCGATCTCTTCGCGCACCGCCCGGCGGGTGGTGGCATAGGGCGCGATCGGGGCACAGATGGCGATGCCGCCATTCTTGGTGATCTCGCTGGCGACATAGCCGATGCGGCGGATGTTGAGATCGCGGTGCTCTTTCGAGAAGCCCAGCTCGCTCGACAGGTTCTTACGCACGATATCGCCGTCCAGCAGGGTGACCGGGCGGCCGCCCATCTCCATCAGCTTGACCATCAGCGCGTTGGCGATGGTCGATTTGCCCGAGCCCGAGAAGCCGGTGAAGAACACGGTAAAGCCCTGCTTCGAGCGCGGCGGCGAGGTGCGGCGCAGTTCCTTGACCACTTCGGGGAAGGAGAACCATTCGGGGATCTCCAGCCCTTCGCGCAGACGGCGGCGCAGTTCGGTGCCCGAGATATCCAGCACGGTATCGCCCTCGGGGACCTCGGAGACGGGGTAATACTGGGCCTTCTCCTGCACATAGACCATGTGCTTGAAGTCCACCATTTCCAGGCCGATCTCGTCCTGATGCTTCTTGAACAGCTCCTGCGCGTCA
The window above is part of the Ruegeria pomeroyi DSS-3 genome. Proteins encoded here:
- a CDS encoding DUF1150 family protein — translated: MHTPFDFKDDGDRIVYVKTVDVADLPDEVRQQAGGRDHLYAVHNAAGEQLALVADRRMAFVLARQNDLSPVAVH
- a CDS encoding PhzF family phenazine biosynthesis protein, with the protein product MNWYDFDWVDAFTDRPFGGNGCAVVHGGAGLPAETCMAYVRETSLVECTFTGPSDVADLKVRYFLASREIPFAGHPTIATVAALSARGFIDKTDLVLETGAGLVPIRIFGDEIEMTQVAPQFGALVPAEQVARVIGLPTEAIVSPPQMVSTGLPFCITVLRDRAALQAARLDVAALTAMAAGLGYDGSDMLEPFLVTLEGATEAGDTFARLLLAPPSPPEDPFTGSATGAMAAYLWHHGLMAKDTFIAEQGHGMGRPGQARVTRLGPPDAMTGIKVAGQGTIVMRGQVRLPG